Proteins co-encoded in one Minwuia thermotolerans genomic window:
- the secA gene encoding preprotein translocase subunit SecA: MLGAIARKIFGTPNDRIVKTYLKRVEPISALEPEVEAKSDEELRQRIQEMKAEVAGGRALDDLLPETFAIVREAAKRTLGQRHFDVQIVGGMALHEGRIAEMKTGEGKTLVATLPVVLNALTGKGVHVVTVNDYLARRDSEWMGEIYRFLGLTVGCIVNGLNDAERRQAYAADVTYATNNELGFDYLRDNMKFSRGEMVQRGHHFAIVDEVDSILVDEARTPLIISGPAEGSSTLYKTIDPLILELSDEHFEVDEKARAATLTEEGQEFIESRLAELEMLHSPSLYDMENVTVVHHVNQALRAHKLFSRDTDYIVRDDRVIIIDEFTGRMMEGRRYSEGLHQALEAKEQVTIQPENQTLASITFQNYFRSYDKLAGMTGTASTEAEEFEQIYKLPVVEIPTNVPVARNDQDDEVYRSAQEKYNAIIDLIEDCQKRGQPVLVGTVSIEKSETLSELLKQRKIEHSVLNARHHEQEAQIIALAGRSGAVTIATNMAGRGTDIQLGGNLDMRLANELEDVKDESKRAELEEKIRREVEEDRQKVLAAGGLFVVGTERHESRRIDNQLRGRSGRQGDPGASRFFLSLEDDLMRIFGSERMDTMLRRLGLKEGEAIVHPWINKALEKAQQKVEARNYDIRKNLLKFDDVMNDQRKVIYEQRLELMDAEDVSETVVDMRRETVDTVVARHIPPNAYPEQWDTQGLEEEIRRIFGLDLPIGDWAGEEGIADEEIVDRVNNAVDRHMAEKAARYTPAIMRMVEKSLLLQILDQTWKEHLQQLDFLRQAVGLRAYAQRDPLNEYKAEAFELFEGMLNRMRETVTGALSNLELRMDEPEQAVPQPRGPSQDELVAVHPEAGGVDDAAAAEQGDTQTVVRRKAEAANPDDPSSWGRVRRNAPCPCGSGKKYKHCHGAA; the protein is encoded by the coding sequence ATGCTCGGCGCCATCGCCCGGAAAATCTTCGGTACGCCCAACGACCGCATCGTCAAGACCTATCTCAAGCGCGTGGAGCCGATCTCCGCGCTGGAGCCCGAAGTCGAGGCGAAATCCGATGAGGAACTGCGCCAGCGCATTCAGGAGATGAAGGCGGAGGTCGCCGGCGGCCGCGCCCTGGACGACCTGCTGCCCGAGACCTTCGCCATTGTCCGCGAGGCGGCCAAACGCACCCTGGGGCAGCGCCACTTCGATGTACAGATCGTCGGCGGCATGGCCCTGCACGAGGGCCGGATCGCCGAGATGAAGACGGGCGAGGGCAAGACTCTGGTGGCGACCCTGCCCGTGGTGCTCAACGCTCTCACGGGCAAGGGCGTCCATGTCGTCACCGTCAACGACTACCTCGCCCGGCGCGACAGCGAATGGATGGGCGAGATCTACCGCTTCCTGGGTCTGACGGTCGGCTGCATCGTCAACGGCCTGAACGACGCCGAACGCCGCCAAGCCTACGCCGCCGACGTCACCTACGCCACGAACAACGAACTCGGCTTCGACTACCTGCGCGACAACATGAAGTTCAGCCGCGGTGAGATGGTGCAGCGTGGCCACCACTTCGCCATCGTCGACGAGGTCGATTCGATCCTGGTCGACGAGGCCCGGACGCCGCTGATCATCTCCGGCCCGGCCGAGGGCTCGTCGACGCTGTACAAGACCATCGACCCGCTGATCCTCGAACTGTCCGACGAGCATTTCGAGGTCGACGAGAAGGCCCGCGCCGCCACCCTGACCGAGGAAGGCCAGGAGTTCATAGAGAGCCGGCTGGCGGAGCTGGAGATGCTGCACAGCCCCAGCCTCTACGACATGGAGAACGTCACCGTCGTTCACCATGTCAACCAGGCGCTGAGGGCGCACAAGCTGTTCAGCCGCGACACCGACTACATCGTCCGCGACGACAGGGTGATCATCATCGACGAGTTCACAGGCCGCATGATGGAAGGCCGCCGCTACTCGGAGGGTCTGCATCAGGCGCTGGAGGCGAAGGAACAGGTCACGATCCAGCCGGAAAACCAGACGCTGGCTTCGATCACCTTCCAGAACTACTTCCGCAGCTACGACAAGCTGGCCGGCATGACCGGCACGGCATCGACCGAGGCGGAAGAGTTCGAACAGATCTACAAGCTGCCCGTGGTCGAGATCCCGACCAATGTCCCCGTCGCCCGCAACGATCAGGACGACGAGGTCTACCGCAGCGCCCAGGAAAAATATAACGCGATCATCGACCTGATCGAGGATTGTCAGAAGCGCGGCCAGCCGGTGCTGGTCGGCACCGTCTCCATCGAGAAGTCCGAGACGCTTTCGGAGCTGCTGAAGCAGCGCAAGATCGAGCACAGCGTCCTGAACGCGCGGCATCACGAACAGGAAGCGCAGATCATCGCGCTGGCGGGCCGGTCGGGCGCCGTCACAATCGCCACCAACATGGCCGGCCGAGGCACCGACATCCAGCTGGGCGGCAATCTGGACATGCGCCTGGCCAACGAGCTCGAGGACGTGAAGGACGAAAGCAAGCGTGCGGAGCTGGAGGAGAAGATCCGCCGCGAGGTCGAGGAGGACCGCCAGAAGGTGCTTGCCGCCGGCGGGCTGTTCGTGGTCGGCACGGAACGCCACGAGAGCCGGCGCATCGACAATCAGCTCCGCGGCCGCTCCGGCCGTCAGGGCGATCCGGGCGCCTCGCGCTTTTTCCTCAGTCTGGAAGACGACCTGATGCGCATCTTCGGCTCGGAGCGCATGGACACCATGCTGCGCCGTCTGGGCCTGAAGGAGGGCGAGGCCATCGTCCATCCCTGGATCAACAAGGCGTTGGAGAAGGCGCAGCAGAAGGTCGAGGCGCGCAACTACGACATCCGCAAGAACCTGCTGAAGTTCGACGACGTGATGAACGACCAGCGCAAGGTCATCTACGAACAACGCCTGGAGCTGATGGATGCCGAGGACGTCTCGGAGACGGTCGTCGACATGCGGCGCGAGACCGTGGACACCGTCGTCGCCCGGCACATCCCGCCCAACGCCTATCCGGAGCAGTGGGACACGCAGGGGCTGGAGGAGGAGATCCGGCGCATCTTCGGCCTGGACCTGCCCATCGGCGACTGGGCCGGCGAGGAAGGCATCGCCGACGAGGAAATCGTCGATCGGGTGAACAACGCCGTCGACCGCCACATGGCGGAGAAGGCCGCGCGCTATACGCCGGCGATCATGCGTATGGTCGAGAAGAGCCTGCTGCTGCAGATTCTCGACCAGACCTGGAAGGAACACCTGCAGCAGCTCGACTTCCTGCGCCAGGCGGTCGGCCTGCGCGCCTACGCCCAGCGTGATCCGCTGAACGAGTACAAGGCCGAAGCGTTCGAGCTGTTCGAGGGCATGCTGAACCGCATGCGCGAGACCGTGACAGGCGCCCTGTCCAACCTCGAGCTCAGGATGGACGAGCCGGAACAGGCCGTGCCGCAGCCGCGCGGGCCTTCGCAGGACGAGCTGGTGGCGGTCCACCCGGAAGCCGGCGGCGTCGATGACGCTGCCGCCGCGGAGCAGGGCGACACCCAGACCGTGGTGCGGCGCAAGGCCGAAGCCGCCAACCCCGACGATCCCTCAAGCTGGGGACGCGTCCGCCGCAATGCCCCCTGCCCGTGCGGTTCGGGCAAGAAGTACAAGCACTGCCACGGCGCGGCCTGA
- a CDS encoding peptidylprolyl isomerase, protein MLKSRVLGAATALAIGLAAASAVAQQTQQAAPAMPAEENPVVARVGGQELRFDEVMALMQDLPQQYRQVPINVLYPMLVRRAVNNRLLLEAAKETDVAESEDLKAEVEAFRRSRILEYFLLDRIEAEIDEAALQARYEEYVKTADPEPAVHARHILLKTEDEARAVMKELEEGADFAELAMQKSTGPSGPQGGDLGFFQKGQMVPEFEAAAFAMEPGEVSESPVKTQFGWHVIKVEDRREHPTFEEKKEELRQEMSGEVIRDLIADLRDDAEIEEFQIDGSPLPPPGEAQGGQPQPAQEEPRAE, encoded by the coding sequence ATGCTCAAGTCCCGCGTTCTGGGCGCCGCGACGGCGCTTGCCATCGGTCTGGCGGCGGCGTCGGCCGTGGCGCAGCAGACCCAGCAGGCCGCGCCCGCCATGCCCGCCGAGGAGAACCCGGTGGTGGCCCGCGTCGGCGGCCAGGAACTGCGCTTCGACGAGGTCATGGCGCTGATGCAGGATCTGCCGCAGCAATACCGCCAGGTGCCCATCAACGTGCTCTATCCGATGCTGGTCCGCCGCGCGGTGAACAATCGCCTGCTGCTGGAGGCGGCGAAGGAGACGGATGTCGCCGAGAGCGAGGATCTGAAGGCGGAGGTGGAGGCCTTCCGTCGCTCGCGCATCCTCGAATATTTCCTGCTCGACAGGATCGAGGCGGAAATCGACGAGGCGGCGCTGCAGGCGCGCTACGAGGAGTACGTCAAGACCGCGGATCCCGAACCGGCCGTCCACGCCCGCCACATCCTGCTGAAGACCGAGGACGAAGCCCGTGCGGTCATGAAGGAGCTGGAAGAGGGCGCCGACTTCGCCGAACTGGCGATGCAGAAATCGACCGGGCCCAGCGGTCCGCAAGGCGGCGATCTCGGCTTCTTCCAGAAGGGCCAGATGGTGCCGGAGTTCGAGGCTGCGGCCTTCGCGATGGAACCGGGCGAGGTCTCGGAATCCCCCGTCAAGACCCAGTTCGGCTGGCACGTCATCAAGGTCGAGGATCGCCGCGAGCATCCGACCTTCGAGGAGAAGAAGGAAGAGCTCCGCCAGGAGATGAGCGGCGAGGTCATCCGGGACCTGATCGCCGATTTGCGCGACGACGCCGAGATCGAGGAGTTCCAGATCGACGGCTCGCCGCTGCCCCCGCCGGGCGAGGCCCAGGGCGGCCAGCCGCAGCCCGCCCAGGAAGAGCCCAGGGCCGAATAG
- the lgt gene encoding prolipoprotein diacylglyceryl transferase: protein MYAIPFPVIDPVAVDLGPLVIRWYALAYIAGLVIGWRYAMRLGDRPDTPVRREHPDMFLVWATIGIIAGGRLGYVLFYAPEYYFAHPGEIVAVWQGGMSFHGGLLGVVAAGLLFCRVKKIPAFAFGDILSTVAPIGLFFGRIANFVNGELWGRPTDAPWGMIFPRADDQPRHPSQLYEAFLEGLLLFAVVNLLVWRFGAYRRPGLVMGVFVAGYGAARFIVEFFRQWDEGVEPLFGWLSRGQQLSIPMIAIGLYFVVRALRRPQQPA, encoded by the coding sequence ATGTACGCGATCCCCTTTCCGGTCATCGATCCCGTGGCCGTCGATCTCGGACCGCTGGTGATCCGCTGGTATGCGCTGGCCTATATCGCCGGGCTGGTGATCGGCTGGCGCTACGCCATGCGTCTGGGCGACCGGCCGGACACGCCGGTGCGCCGGGAGCACCCGGACATGTTCCTGGTCTGGGCCACGATCGGCATCATTGCCGGCGGCCGGCTCGGTTATGTGCTGTTCTACGCGCCGGAATACTACTTCGCCCATCCCGGCGAGATCGTCGCCGTCTGGCAGGGCGGCATGTCGTTCCACGGCGGCTTGCTGGGGGTTGTCGCTGCCGGCCTGCTGTTCTGCCGGGTCAAGAAGATTCCGGCGTTCGCCTTCGGTGACATATTGTCGACCGTCGCGCCCATCGGGCTGTTCTTCGGGCGCATCGCCAACTTCGTGAACGGCGAACTCTGGGGACGGCCCACCGACGCGCCCTGGGGGATGATCTTCCCCCGCGCCGACGACCAGCCGCGCCATCCCAGCCAGCTCTACGAGGCGTTTCTGGAGGGCCTGCTGCTGTTCGCAGTGGTCAATCTGCTGGTCTGGCGCTTCGGCGCCTATCGCCGTCCGGGGCTGGTGATGGGGGTCTTCGTTGCCGGCTATGGCGCCGCGCGTTTCATCGTCGAGTTCTTCCGCCAGTGGGACGAAGGCGTCGAGCCCCTGTTCGGCTGGCTTTCGCGAGGTCAGCAGCTCTCGATCCCGATGATCGCGATCGGCCTCTACTTCGTCGTGCGCGCGCTCCGCCGCCCGCAGCAACCGGCATGA
- a CDS encoding class I SAM-dependent methyltransferase, giving the protein MNGLEARIRAEIERDGPMPLDRYMALALTDPVHGYYMGRDPLGAGGDFITAPEISQMFGELLGLWLADCWQRAGEPRDAILAELGPGRGTLMADALRAIGRAAPAMLEHAALWLVEASPALKAMQRDRLEGAGARWAGTVEDLPDGPLFLIANEFFDALPVRQVARRGEGLAERAVGLTGGELAFVDAPLARPLPYDTPELADGEVFELCEAGQETAALIGRRIAGQGGAALIVDYGHGVSAPGDTVQAMRNHAFHPVLSEPGSADLTAHVDFAVLARAAAGDGAAVHGPIGQRQLLLRLGIEARLGQLMKNADQATADGLAAGFRRLTDPEFMGHLFKALAVSPADQLTPAGFADEDAYSRNA; this is encoded by the coding sequence ATGAACGGGCTGGAGGCGCGGATCCGCGCGGAGATCGAGCGCGACGGGCCGATGCCGCTGGACCGTTACATGGCGCTGGCGCTGACCGATCCCGTGCACGGCTATTACATGGGCCGCGATCCCCTGGGGGCCGGTGGCGATTTCATCACCGCGCCGGAGATCTCGCAGATGTTCGGCGAGCTTCTCGGTCTGTGGCTGGCCGACTGCTGGCAGCGCGCGGGCGAGCCCCGCGATGCCATCCTGGCCGAGCTCGGGCCGGGCAGAGGGACGCTGATGGCGGATGCGCTGCGCGCCATCGGCCGCGCCGCGCCGGCAATGCTGGAGCACGCGGCGCTCTGGCTCGTGGAAGCCAGCCCGGCGCTCAAGGCCATGCAGCGCGATCGCCTCGAGGGGGCAGGGGCCCGCTGGGCCGGGACCGTCGAGGACCTCCCCGACGGCCCCCTTTTCCTGATCGCGAACGAGTTTTTCGACGCCCTGCCGGTCCGGCAGGTCGCGCGCCGCGGCGAGGGGCTGGCCGAGCGCGCTGTCGGCCTCACCGGCGGCGAGCTTGCCTTCGTCGATGCGCCGCTGGCCCGTCCGCTGCCCTATGACACGCCGGAACTTGCAGACGGCGAGGTCTTCGAGCTGTGCGAGGCGGGCCAGGAGACCGCAGCCCTGATCGGCCGGCGGATCGCCGGCCAGGGCGGTGCGGCGCTGATCGTCGATTATGGCCACGGTGTCAGCGCGCCGGGCGACACGGTGCAGGCGATGCGGAACCATGCCTTCCACCCGGTGCTGAGCGAGCCCGGCAGCGCCGACCTGACCGCCCATGTCGACTTCGCCGTTCTGGCGCGCGCGGCCGCCGGCGATGGCGCCGCGGTCCACGGACCGATCGGCCAGCGCCAGTTGCTGCTGCGTCTCGGCATCGAGGCCCGGCTGGGCCAGCTCATGAAGAACGCCGACCAGGCCACCGCCGACGGGCTCGCCGCCGGATTCCGGCGGTTGACCGATCCGGAGTTCATGGGTCACCTGTTCAAGGCGCTGGCAGTCTCGCCCGCCGACCAGCTGACGCCCGCAGGATTCGCCGATGAAGACGCTTACAGCCGCAACGCTTGA
- the pgeF gene encoding peptidoglycan editing factor PgeF, producing the protein MKTLTAATLEGLPGLAHGFFTRRGGVSQGIYGSLNAGPGSGDDPAAVAENRERVARALGAAHLVTVHQHHSADVVRVDGPFTGPRPKADAMVTDRPGLALGVLSADCGPLLMADPEAGVIGAAHAGWGGALKGIIGNTIDAMETLGADRARIRVALGPALAQPSYEVGPEYRARFVADDPRNERFFSQPDGAPRPFFDLPGYIAARVMATGVAPAHFADLARDTYAEPGLFYSYRRSVHHGEPDYGRLVAAVMLTP; encoded by the coding sequence ATGAAGACGCTTACAGCCGCAACGCTTGAGGGCCTGCCGGGCCTTGCCCACGGCTTCTTCACGCGAAGGGGCGGCGTCTCGCAGGGCATCTACGGCAGCCTCAACGCCGGCCCGGGCTCGGGCGACGATCCGGCGGCCGTGGCCGAAAACAGGGAGCGGGTGGCGCGGGCGCTGGGCGCGGCGCATCTGGTGACCGTCCATCAACATCACAGCGCCGACGTGGTCCGGGTCGACGGCCCCTTCACCGGGCCCCGGCCGAAGGCCGACGCCATGGTGACCGACCGTCCGGGGCTGGCGCTGGGCGTTCTCTCCGCCGATTGCGGACCCTTGCTGATGGCAGATCCGGAGGCGGGCGTGATCGGGGCGGCCCATGCCGGCTGGGGCGGCGCCCTGAAGGGCATCATCGGGAACACCATCGACGCCATGGAGACGCTGGGCGCGGACAGGGCGCGGATCCGCGTGGCCCTCGGGCCGGCGCTGGCGCAGCCGTCCTATGAGGTCGGCCCGGAATATCGCGCGCGTTTCGTTGCGGACGACCCTCGGAATGAACGCTTCTTCAGCCAGCCGGACGGCGCGCCCAGGCCCTTCTTCGACCTGCCGGGCTACATCGCGGCTCGCGTCATGGCCACGGGCGTCGCGCCGGCGCATTTCGCCGATCTGGCGCGGGACACCTACGCGGAACCCGGCCTGTTCTACAGCTACCGGCGGAGCGTCCATCACGGCGAGCCGGACTATGGCCGGCTGGTCGCGGCGGTGATGCTGACGCCATGA
- a CDS encoding M24 family metallopeptidase, translating to MALHFSREEFGQRLAATCAAMRAERLDAMLIFRQESMYWLTGYDTFGYVYFQCLVLTADERMVLMTRSADLRQAQLTSIVGDIRIWEDREGANPADDLREIMAELDLDGARVGVELEAYGLTGRSLRMLDRAMEGFCAMTDASFLISRLRLVKSPAEIEYVERAAELADDAFDAALETARPGAFEGDILAAMQGAVFRGGGDYSGNEFVIGSGDHALLCRYQVGRRRLDAEDQLTLEWAGVYRRYHAALMRTFTVGRTTGRHRDLHAASMEALQACEARLRPGSTMGDVFRAHSDVFDRRGLRAHRLNACGYALGTTFAPNWMDWPMFYRDNPVEIRPGMVFFVHMILADSDSGTAMTLARTSLVTETGSRPLSRHPLDLVQV from the coding sequence ATGGCGCTACATTTCAGCCGCGAGGAGTTCGGGCAGCGGCTCGCCGCCACCTGCGCCGCCATGCGCGCGGAGCGGCTGGATGCGATGCTGATCTTCCGCCAGGAGAGCATGTACTGGCTCACCGGCTACGACACCTTCGGCTATGTCTATTTCCAGTGCCTGGTGCTGACCGCCGACGAGCGCATGGTGCTGATGACGCGTTCGGCCGACCTCCGGCAGGCGCAGCTGACCTCCATCGTCGGGGACATCCGCATCTGGGAGGACCGGGAGGGCGCCAATCCGGCGGACGATCTGCGCGAGATCATGGCCGAACTGGACCTGGACGGCGCGCGCGTCGGCGTCGAGCTGGAGGCCTATGGCCTGACGGGCAGATCGCTCAGGATGCTCGACCGGGCCATGGAGGGCTTCTGCGCCATGACCGACGCCTCGTTCCTGATCAGCCGGCTTCGGCTGGTGAAGAGTCCGGCCGAGATCGAGTATGTCGAGAGAGCGGCCGAACTGGCCGACGACGCGTTCGACGCAGCGCTCGAAACCGCGCGTCCGGGCGCGTTCGAAGGCGATATCCTGGCCGCAATGCAGGGGGCCGTGTTCCGGGGCGGCGGCGACTATTCCGGCAACGAGTTCGTCATCGGCTCGGGCGATCACGCCCTGCTCTGCCGCTATCAGGTGGGACGGCGGCGCCTTGACGCCGAAGATCAGCTCACCCTGGAGTGGGCCGGCGTCTACCGGCGGTATCATGCCGCCCTGATGCGGACCTTCACCGTCGGGCGCACGACCGGCCGTCACCGCGACCTGCATGCCGCCAGCATGGAGGCGCTGCAGGCCTGCGAGGCCAGGCTGCGTCCCGGCTCGACGATGGGCGACGTGTTCCGGGCCCATTCGGACGTCTTCGACCGGCGCGGGCTCAGGGCCCATCGCCTCAACGCCTGCGGCTACGCCCTGGGGACCACCTTCGCACCCAACTGGATGGACTGGCCGATGTTCTACCGTGACAATCCGGTGGAGATTCGTCCGGGGATGGTGTTCTTCGTCCACATGATCCTGGCCGACAGCGACAGCGGAACCGCCATGACGCTCGCCCGGACGTCCCTGGTCACGGAGACGGGCTCACGTCCGCTCAGCCGCCATCCGCTCGATCTCGTGCAGGTCTGA
- a CDS encoding ribose-phosphate pyrophosphokinase, with product MKVLAGNSNPVLTAQIADYLGVRPTNASVKRFADEEVYVEIHENVRGEDVFVVQSTSFPANDHLMELLICVDALRRASARRITAVLPYFGYARQDRKPGPRTPISAKLVANLIEKAGADRVLTVDLHAGQIQGFFDIPLDNLYAGPVLIDDIKQHFDNESDLMVISPDVGGVVRARYFAKRLDADLAIVDKRREKAGVSEVMNVIGEVEGRRCILVDDIVDSAGTLCNAAAVLLDRGALSVSAYVTHGVLSGGAVKRVAESALESLVVTDTIRATEDIENEPKIRQVSIGSLLAEAIKRISTETSVSSLFD from the coding sequence ATGAAGGTTCTCGCTGGGAACAGCAATCCCGTATTGACCGCCCAGATCGCCGATTATCTGGGGGTCCGTCCGACCAACGCCTCGGTGAAACGCTTCGCCGACGAAGAGGTCTATGTGGAAATCCACGAGAACGTCCGCGGTGAGGACGTGTTCGTCGTTCAGTCCACGTCCTTTCCCGCCAACGACCATCTGATGGAGCTGCTGATCTGCGTCGACGCGCTGCGCCGGGCCTCGGCGCGCCGCATCACCGCGGTGCTGCCCTATTTCGGCTATGCCCGGCAGGACCGGAAGCCGGGGCCGCGCACGCCGATCTCGGCCAAGCTGGTGGCCAACCTGATCGAGAAGGCGGGCGCCGACCGCGTGCTGACCGTCGATCTTCACGCCGGGCAGATCCAGGGCTTCTTCGACATCCCGCTGGACAACCTCTATGCCGGGCCGGTGCTGATCGACGACATCAAGCAGCATTTCGACAACGAATCCGACCTGATGGTCATCTCGCCCGACGTGGGCGGCGTCGTGCGCGCGCGCTACTTCGCCAAGCGGCTTGACGCCGACCTGGCGATCGTGGATAAGCGCCGCGAAAAGGCTGGCGTTTCGGAAGTGATGAACGTGATCGGCGAGGTCGAGGGACGTCGCTGCATACTGGTCGATGATATCGTCGACAGCGCGGGCACGCTCTGCAACGCGGCCGCGGTGCTCCTGGACAGGGGGGCGCTGTCGGTTTCGGCCTATGTCACGCATGGCGTCCTTTCGGGCGGCGCGGTGAAACGCGTTGCCGAATCGGCGCTTGAGTCGCTTGTGGTGACCGACACCATCCGCGCGACGGAAGACATCGAGAACGAGCCGAAGATCCGGCAGGTCTCGATCGGCTCCCTGCTGGCGGAAGCGATCAAGCGGATTTCGACGGAAACCTCGGTTTCCAGCCTGTTCGACTAG
- a CDS encoding 50S ribosomal protein L25/general stress protein Ctc encodes MADMDIIEASMRDVTTKGAVRTLRQQGKVPAVVYGDKKEPASIAVEFGAVVKELHRGGFMGRVYELRVGDRKQRCLPRDVQLDPVTDAPIHIDFLRLSADARVAVNIPVIFVGEEESPGLVRGGVLNVVRHEVELDCPADAIPENIEVSLAGLDINDAAKISNVTLPEGVEPTITDRDFTIATIAASTAVAEEQAEEQADSEAEAVAEAEAEEAEGEEAEGGGEAEAEESEEK; translated from the coding sequence ATGGCCGATATGGATATCATCGAAGCCTCGATGCGTGACGTCACCACCAAGGGTGCGGTCCGCACGCTTCGCCAGCAGGGCAAGGTTCCGGCCGTCGTGTATGGCGACAAGAAGGAGCCTGCCAGCATCGCCGTCGAGTTCGGCGCCGTGGTCAAGGAACTGCACCGGGGCGGCTTCATGGGCCGCGTCTACGAACTGCGCGTCGGCGACCGCAAGCAGCGCTGCCTGCCCCGCGACGTGCAGCTCGATCCGGTGACCGACGCGCCGATCCACATCGACTTCCTGCGGCTGTCGGCCGACGCGCGCGTGGCGGTGAACATCCCCGTCATCTTCGTGGGCGAGGAAGAGAGCCCGGGCCTGGTCCGCGGCGGCGTGCTCAACGTCGTCCGTCACGAGGTCGAGCTCGACTGCCCGGCGGACGCCATCCCCGAGAACATCGAGGTCAGCCTGGCCGGGCTCGATATCAACGACGCGGCCAAGATCAGCAACGTCACCCTGCCTGAGGGCGTCGAGCCGACCATCACGGACCGCGACTTCACCATCGCCACCATCGCCGCCTCCACGGCCGTCGCCGAGGAGCAGGCCGAGGAGCAGGCGGATTCGGAGGCCGAGGCCGTCGCCGAGGCGGAAGCCGAAGAGGCCGAGGGCGAAGAGGCCGAGGGCGGCGGCGAGGCGGAAGCCGAAGAGTCCGAAGAGAAGTAG
- the pth gene encoding aminoacyl-tRNA hydrolase: MRLFVGLGNPGRDYAGHRHNVGYMAVDRIAADHGFGPWRRKFQGQIAEGVLAGEKVLLLKPETFMNRSGQSVAEAVRFHKLALDRLTVFHDELDLAFGKVKVKVGGGHAGNNGVRSVAQHMTPDFQRVRIGIDHPGHKDRVTGHVLGNFAKAQQPMLDQLLDAIAFAAPKLAQGDAPGFMTAVALKCPPPRPEKNKSESEADKDGI; this comes from the coding sequence ATGCGACTGTTCGTCGGGCTGGGCAATCCCGGCCGGGACTATGCCGGCCATCGCCACAATGTCGGCTACATGGCGGTGGACCGGATCGCCGCCGATCACGGCTTCGGGCCGTGGCGGCGCAAGTTCCAGGGCCAGATCGCCGAGGGCGTTCTGGCCGGCGAGAAGGTGCTTCTGCTGAAACCCGAAACCTTCATGAACCGCTCCGGCCAGTCGGTCGCCGAGGCCGTCCGCTTCCACAAGCTGGCGCTGGACCGGTTGACTGTGTTTCACGACGAGCTTGATCTCGCCTTCGGCAAGGTCAAGGTGAAGGTGGGCGGGGGCCATGCGGGCAACAACGGCGTGCGCTCGGTCGCGCAGCACATGACGCCGGATTTCCAGCGGGTGCGCATCGGCATCGACCATCCCGGTCACAAGGACCGGGTGACCGGCCATGTGCTGGGCAATTTCGCGAAGGCCCAGCAGCCTATGCTGGACCAGCTTCTGGACGCGATCGCCTTCGCCGCCCCGAAGCTGGCCCAGGGCGACGCGCCGGGATTCATGACCGCGGTGGCGCTGAAATGCCCGCCGCCGAGGCCGGAAAAGAACAAGAGCGAGAGCGAGGCCGACAAGGATGGGATTTAA